The Campylobacter hyointestinalis subsp. hyointestinalis nucleotide sequence AGGAGCAGATTCTCACACCTGTACACACGGTGCTCTTGGCGCGTTTAGCACGGGAATGGGAAGCACGGATTTGGCTTATGCTATGATAACTGGTAAAAACTGGTTTAAAGTACCTGCGACCATAAAAGTTGAGTTCGTGGGAAAACCTGCGAAGCACATCTACGGCAAGGATTTGATACTTGAAGTTATACGTCAAATCGGTGTTGATGGAGCTTTATACAAAGCTTTAGAGTTTTGCGGGGACGCTATGAAATATCTTGATATGGATAGCCGTTTTAGTTTATGTAATATGGCTATAGAAGCAGGCGGAAAAAGCGGTATAATCGCAGTAGATGATATAACAAAAGAATTTTTAGCTAGTAAAAATTTACGTTCAAAACCAAAGTTCCACTATAGTGATGAGGACGCAAACTATGAGCAAATTTTACGCATAGATGTGAGTAAGCTTGATCCTGTTATCGCGTATCCGTTTTTACCGAGCAATGGAAAAAGCATAAATGAGGCTTTGAAAGACGACCTAAAAATAGATCAAGTGTTTATAGGAAGCTGTACGAATGGACGTCTTAGCGATCTTAGGATAGCTGCTGGAATTTTAAAAGGAAAAAGAGTAGCTAAGCACACTAGGCTCATCATCACTCCAGCTACGCAAAAGATCGCACTTGCAGCGCAAAAAGAAGGGCTTATGGATATCTTTGTAGAAGCAGGAGCTGTGGTCAGCAACCCTACATGTGGAGCTTGTCTTGGTGGATATATGGGGATTTTAGGGGCAGGGGAGAGATGCGTGAGCACTACAAATAGAAACTTTGTAGGCAGAATGGGCGATAGAACTAGCGAAGTGTATCTTGCAAACTCTGCAGTCGCGGCGGCTTCTGCGATAGCTGGTAAGATAGCAGATCCAAGAGTGCTATAAGAAAGTCAAACGTGAAAAATGCACTGATTTTGGCAGGAGGAAAAAGTAGCAGAATGGGAAGCGATAAAACGCTTCTTGCTTACAAAGATTATCCTAGCATTACGCACTTTTTATTTGAGCGTTTAAGCAAGATTTTTGAAGATGTTAAAATCAGCGCAAAAAATGATAAATTTGAGCCTAAACTTCCTGTTTTGATCGATGATTTTGGTGAGTTTTCCGTCTTAAAAGTCATAGCAAATTTAGATAAAAACTATGATGAGCCGGTTTTCATCATAGCTGCAGATACACCGTTTGTAAAACTTGAAACGATAAAAGAGCTGTATTTAAATTTAAAAAATAACGATATATCTCTTCCAAGAGACGGCGAGTTTGTGCATGGGCTTTGTGGATTTTATAATCCTAAAGTGAGCCTAGCAGCGCAGTC carries:
- a CDS encoding NTP transferase domain-containing protein, with product MKNALILAGGKSSRMGSDKTLLAYKDYPSITHFLFERLSKIFEDVKISAKNDKFEPKLPVLIDDFGEFSVLKVIANLDKNYDEPVFIIAADTPFVKLETIKELYLNLKNNDISLPRDGEFVHGLCGFYNPKVSLAAQSLLKNGMQKVSLLRDLCPTAMTEFKDKKQFLNLNTQADYELVR
- the leuC gene encoding 3-isopropylmalate dehydratase large subunit produces the protein MKQTITEKIFSEHVGHAVYAGQIVESKIDMVIGNDITTPISIKAFKESGAKKLANPDGFAIVMDHYIPAKDIASANQAKISRDFAYEHDLKNFFDEKDMGIEHALMPEKGLVVPGDVIIGADSHTCTHGALGAFSTGMGSTDLAYAMITGKNWFKVPATIKVEFVGKPAKHIYGKDLILEVIRQIGVDGALYKALEFCGDAMKYLDMDSRFSLCNMAIEAGGKSGIIAVDDITKEFLASKNLRSKPKFHYSDEDANYEQILRIDVSKLDPVIAYPFLPSNGKSINEALKDDLKIDQVFIGSCTNGRLSDLRIAAGILKGKRVAKHTRLIITPATQKIALAAQKEGLMDIFVEAGAVVSNPTCGACLGGYMGILGAGERCVSTTNRNFVGRMGDRTSEVYLANSAVAAASAIAGKIADPRVL